In Metarhizium brunneum chromosome 3, complete sequence, a genomic segment contains:
- the MYH10 gene encoding Myosin-10, whose product MAFNLNNSAQRRSNPFTRTGSPSPSSPTPLNRSRPKSALFSSPPPPPSVSTPSPHGRSQSNSSYGTSLVATGNAVRHHRNESRNGTPTSNTFAPSFIKLEEMRREHDTVKGIEGENDFSGKRYVWVRDSQHAFIKGWVVEELGNSRILVQTDDGTQRELDAESVDKVNPAKFDKANDMAELTHLNEASVVHNLKMRYQSDLIYTYSGLFLVTVNPYCPLPIYTNEYINMYKGRSREDTKPHIFAMADEAFRNLVEEGRNQSILVTGESGAGKTENTKKVIQYLAAVAPSETSARSKSQHTNLSQQILRANPILEAFGNAQTVRNHNSSRFGKFIRIEFNRNGAIAGAFIDWYLLEKSRVVHINPHERNYHIFYQLLKGSSNRVKSDLLLSGLDTQNFAYTRNGHDTIVGVSDKAEWDLLMEAFDVMGFSDDEQLSILRTVAAVLHLGNVEVVKESRAADQARLAPESKQVVTTVCKLLGVPVDPFIQGLLHPKVKAGREWVEKVQTPEQVRLSLDALSKGIYERGFGDLVSRINRQLDRTGMGLDDSHFIGVLDIAGFEIFEENSFEQLCINYTNEKLQQFFNHHMFVLEQEEYAREQIEWQFIDFGRDLQPTIDLIELPNPIGIFSCLDEDCVMPKATDKTFTEKLHSLWDKKSTKYRPSRLGHGFILTHYAAEVEYSTEGWLEKNKDPLNDNITRLLASSSDKHVAGLFSDCAAADEDIGGSRSRVKKGLFRTVAQRHKEQLHSLMTQLHSTHPHFVRCILPNHKKRPKQFNNLLVLDQLRCNGVLEGIRIARTGFPNRLPFTEFRQRYEVLCSNMPTGYLEGQAAATIMLEKLGLDKTLYRVGLTKVFFRAGVLAELEEQRDALITEIMARFQSVARGFIQRRVAYKRLFRTEATRIIQRNFNIYLRLVENPWWQLIVKMKPLLGATRTATEVKKRDAMIKQLNEKMRLDEKVRQKLEDDRRNTHTEMVRIQQTLESERALALDKEEIFKRLQTREAELEEKLSGAIDDQERLEDQLDELMEAKSRAEEDVEKFRHQLEQAAGLIAKLEEEKSKLSAKSVELENAVKEISRKQSERSEQEAALADEIKVLQSQLSVKDRKVQDLEGKLLQLDQDTEVKLRAAQKESEAAKLRETRLSQENKDVKHQLSQLSKTSTDYEDLVRSKESELALLRSDKRKFETERRTLEDQKKALTEEKNRISSRSHDVQAELDAMKSKHSQLEREAEEAKTLLAARLSEDAQADKNRSLLEAQIKDLKEQLYTTQMDLSRERQSRDDVLLLGEHKYQSLKDEYDSLNEAKIVIEKELYVQQDTLRRAMEARTAVEKERDEARDEIRRLRVAKTQAEEARVQAEISGERQASKMALEREVSLRKDLDAAHDRLRWFEDECAKLNHEIEDLNKLIASSGEFGLKNDQAKERMERELNTVKSRLAASENDNRALLNKLQQKGLEIARSTSRANEASRGHIISLQKEKSRLEEQNANLNKQLGDAQVTVATLEKKTEKLQLNLEDLNHEVAREVQSSRNAEKASSNFTVQLAEANRTIDSERQLRTQSQATVRTLQATIDARDKELQELRGQMLNALRSVDPEIRIPPPSDDSNQKALLKNFDLARKVEELQQNLRVQSAARTNAESQLADLRATRHESPGRPKLEEIHLNEAPFNGSPTQRRAAKINARRFSNTSTPRKANQDITEQHDTARSDKTVDTLAVNNRMDLKAEVEELQNQLQITQMQNRHLQSQIDRGTPGPDSYNDQSPSLRRMQKLEKVNSRLHDMLDDSTKKVSALEKNIRTGELSLRDVQARSHEEILDVFNSQEESRRALLHSHKDAVAELTDVKSHFDKMRHERAKLEVELRDTKSDLQEMAMAREQEAQSRSQLLQEYTELQIRLDAETSKLADVSGSLEVYKSRADEYFGKLEQAEIAVLKASRAEQFAKSQAKESEDTYSEVMAERQKMDATIEDLQRQNQRLEERIEDISTDLESVTQAKKRLQHELEDYRSQRAMDIEDKESSMEQTRKKYQAEFTTLTKELDLAREEKLYKQAEIARLREELDELRSKWDDEVLNSSTWSKEKSRLEATLADVASSRDEAVNAHNEAQGKVVSLLSQVRTLRSSVDEVTSERDLLLREKRSVEARLAEAKAGLEELVKGESPSLRDAAILDKEVLDLKSSLAHQEDVAAAAVEKMRRAEALVSDVQKEIAAEREASTELQKQKAALEKSLSEAQLKLIDLETKGFSSASQDIKFLHKRIQELESQLEDHETERSKSQRSNRNIDRTVKDLQSQIDRKEKQNTQLSEDVNRMRDKVDKLLKTIDELQASESTTQLSARRAERELREEKEKALRLEKELEGWKGLRSEKASAVGSLRGRLDGPDVPNRSSSINRAPSLTKGFI is encoded by the exons ATGGCTTTCAACCTGAATAACTCGGCACAACGCCGTAGCAATCCCTTTACTCGAACCGGATCTCCCTCTccgtcatcaccaacccCTCTCAACCGAAGCAGACCAAAATCTGCCCTGTtttcttcaccaccaccaccgccgagtGTGTCAACACCATCGCCTCATGGCCGGTCGCAGTCCAACAGCTCATATGGGACGTCGTTGGTCGCAACAGGAAACGCAGTCAGACACCATAGAAACGAGTCGAGAAATGGAACGCCCACTTCGAATACGTTTGCACCTTCGTTTATTAAGTTGGAGGAGATGAGACGAGAACATGACACGGTAAAGGGCATCGAAGGGGAGAATGACTTCTCTGGTAAACGCTATGTGTGGGTTAGGGATTCACAACATGCATTTATAAAGGGATGGGTTGTCGAAGAGCTGGGCAATAGCCGCATCCTGGTGCAAACAGATGATGGAACT CAACGGGAACTCGACGCCGAAAGTGTCGACAAAGTTAATCCTGCCAAGTTCGATAAGGCAAACGATATGGCCGAGTTGACCCATTTGAACGAGGCTTCAGTCGTCCATAACCTTAAAATGAGGTATCAATCAGATTTGATTTATACATACTCGGGACTCTTCCTCGTTACGGTCAATCCGTATTGCCCATTACCTATTTATACCAATGAGTACATCAACATGTACAAAGGCAGAAGTCGGGAAGATACCAAGCCACATATTTTCGCCATGGCTGACGAAGCCTTCAGAAATTTGGTGGAAGAGGGTCGAAATCAGAGTATCCTAGTAACAGGTGAATCCGGCGCTGGCAAAACGGAAAATACCAAGAAAGTCATCCAGTACCTTGCGGCCGTGGCCCCATCCGAGACTTCTGCTCGAAGCAAATCGCAACACACCAATCTCTCACAACAAATTCTCCGAGCAAACCCTATTCTAGAGGCATTTGGAAACGCGCAAACGGTTCGAAATCATAACTCTTCGAGATTCGGAAAGTTCATCCGCATTGAATTCAACAGAAATGGAGCTATTGCCGGAGCATTTATTGATTGGTATCTCCTTGAAAAATCACGAGTTGTTCATATCAACCCTCATGAGCGGAACTACCACATCTTTTATCAGCTTCTGAAGGGCTCCAGCAATCGCGTCAAGAGTGATTTGCTTCTGAGCGGACTGGATACCCAAAATTTCGCGTATACAAGAAACGGACACGATACGATTGTTGGCGTGTCCGATAAAGCAGAATGGGACTTATTGATGGAAGCGTTCGATGTGATGGGTTTCTCTGACGATGAACAACTATCGATTCTTCGTACAGTTGCAGCAGTGTTGCATTTGGGCAACGTCGAGGTCGTCAAGGAAAGCCGCGCGGCTGATCAAGCACGATTGGCGCCAGAGTCGAAACAAGTGGTAACAACTGTGTGCAAACTTCTCGGTGTGCCAGTAGATCCTTTTATTCAAGGACTGCTGCACCCGAAGGTCAAAGCCGGACGAGAGTGGGTTGAGAAGGTCCAAACCCCGGAACAAGTACGACTTAGTCTAGATGCCTTGTCTAAGGGTATTTATGAACGAGGATTTGGCGATCTCGTCTCTCGAATCAACCGCCAGCTTGACAGAACAGGCATGGGACTTGATGATTCGCACTTTATCGGTGTCCTCGATATTGCTGGCTTCGAAATCTTCGAGGAGAATAGCTTCGAACAGCTGTGCATCAACTACACCAATGAGAAACTTCAGCAATTCTTCAATCATCACATGTTTGTCCTTGAACAAGAGGAATACGCACGCGAACAGATTGAATGGCAGTTTATTGACTTTGGCCGAGACTTGCAGCCAACAATTGATCTTATTGAGCTGCCAAATCCAATCGGTATCTTTTCTTGTCTCGATGAGGATTGTGTCATGCCAAAGGCTACGGATAAGACTTTCACAGAGAAGCTGCATTCACTTTGGGATAAGAAATCCACCAAATATCGACCTTCTCGCCTTGGACACGGCTTCATCCTCACACATTACGCTGCCGAAGTGGAATATTCCACCGAAGGCTGGCTggagaagaacaaagacCCACTGAATGATAACATCACACGTCTGCTTGCCTCTTCGTCCGACAAACACGTTGCTGGCCTATTTTCCGACTGTGCTGCAGCAGATGAGGATATTGGTGGCAGCCGAAGCCGAGTAAAGAAGGGACTGTTCCGCACTGTTGCCCAGAGACACAAGGAGCAACTTCACAGTCTAATGACTCAACTTCATTCAACACATCCTCACTTTGTGCGATGTATTCTACCCAACCACAAAAAACGGCCAAAGCAGTTCAATAATCTTCTCGTTCTCGATCAGCTACGCTGCAACGGTGTTTTGGAAGGTATCCGAATTGCTCGAACAGGGTTTCCCAACAGACTTCCTTTCACGGAGTTTCGCCAGCGATATGAAGTGCTCTGCTCAAATATGCCTACAGGTTACCTTgaaggccaagctgctgcgACAATCATGCTGGAGAAGCTTGGCCTCGACAAAACACTATATCGTGTCGGTCTTACAAAGGTGTTCTTCCGGGCAGGCGTTCTAGCAGAATTGGAAGAGCAGCGCGATGCCCTGATCACGGAGATCATGGCCAGGTTTCAGTCCGTTGCCAGAGGCTTCATCCAACGACGTGTCGCATACAAGAGACTTTTCCGAACTGAAGCCACGAGAATTATTCAGAGAAACTTCAACATATACCTGCGCCTAGTTGAAAACCCGTGGTGGCAACTCATTGTGAAGATGAAACCCTTGCTGGGAGCTACTCGTACTGCAACCGAAGTTAAAAAGCGAGATGCCATGATCAAGCAACTCAACGAAAAGATGCGACTTGACGAAAAGGTGCGGCAGAAGTTGGAAGATGACCGTCGCAATACTCATACGGAGATGGTTCGAATCCAGCAGACACTGGAGAGCGAGCGTGCACTTGCATTGGACAAAGAGGAGATCTTTAAACGACTGCAAACTCGTGAGGCCGAGCTTGAGGAGAAGCTCTCTGGTGCCATTGATGACCAAGAGAGACTCGAGGACCAACTTGATGAACTCATGGAAGCCAAGAGTCGAGCAGAAGAGGACGTCGAAAAATTCCGACATCAACTCGAACAAGCTGCAGGGCTAATTGCtaagctggaggaggagaagagcaAGTTGTCAGCAAAGTCTGTAGAACTGGAGAACGCGGTCAAGGAAATCTCCCGGAAGCAGTCTGAGCGCAGCGAGCAAGAGGCCGCCCTTGCCGATGAGATTAAGGTCCTTCAAAGCCAATTAAGTGTCAAAGATCGCAAGGTACAAGATTTGGAAGGCAAGCTGCTTCAGCTGGACCAAGACACGGAAGTAAAGTTGCGTGCTGCTCAAAAGGAGTCGGAAGCCGCCAAATTGCGAGAAACCCGTCTTAGCCAAGAGAACAAGGATGTAAAGCACCAGCTCTCCCAACTCTCCAAGACTTCAACTGATTATGAAGATTTGGTAAGAAGCAAGGAGAGCGAGTTGGCTCTGCTCCGCAGCGACAAGAGGAAGTTTGAGACTGAGCGACGTACTCTGGAAGACCAGAAGAAGGCACTGACGGAGGAAAAGAACAGAATCTCAAGCAGGTCTCACGATGTTCAAGCCGAGTTGGATGCAATGAAGTCTAAGCACTCCCAACTCGAACGCGAGGCTGAGGAGGCCAAAACGCTGCTTGCTGCTAGGCTCTCAGAAGATGCCCAAGCGGATAAAAACAGGTCACTCCTAGAGGCTCAAATCAAGGATCTCAAAGAACAACTCTACACTACTCAAATGGACCTAAGCCGAGAACGACAATCGCGCGATGATGTTCTGCTTCTCGGAGAACACAAGTACCAAAGCCTCAAGGATGAGTATGACAGTTTGAATGAAGCAAAGATTGTCATTGAAAAGGAACTTTATGTTCAGCAGGACACTTTACGGAGAGCCATGGAAGCACGCACCGCAGTTGAGAAAGAGCGAGACGAGGCACGGGATGAAATCCGTCGACTGCGGGTGGCCAAAACGCAGGCTGAAGAAGCCCGTGTGCAAGCTGAAATCTCTGGCGAGCGTCAGGCTTCCAAAATGGCTCTAGAAAGAGAGGTCAGCCTGCGGAAGGACTTGGATGCTGCACATGATCGATTGCGGTGGTTTGAGGATGAGTGCGCCAAGCTCAACCACGAAATCGAAGATCTTAACAAACTGATTGCATCTTCGGGCGAGTTTGGACTGAAAAACGACCAAGCAAAGGAGCGGATGGAACGAGAGCTCAACACTGTCAAGAGCCGACTGGCTGCTTCTGAAAATGACAATAGGGCGCTTCTCAATAAGCTCCAGCAAAAGGGGCTCGAGATCGCCAGGTCCACCTCCCGTGCCAATGAAGCCTCTCGCGGTCATATCATCAGTCTGCAAAAGGAGAAGTCCAGGCTAGAAGAACAAAACGCTAATTTGAACAAGCAGCTTGGCGATGCCCAGGTGACAGTCGCAActttggagaagaagacggagaaGCTTCAACTCAATCTCGAAGATCTCAACCACGAGGTTGCGCGGGAAGTCCAGTCCAGCAGAAATGCAGAGAAAGCTTCGTCTAACTTCACGGTTCAGCTTGCAGAGGCCAACAGAACCATCGATTCTGAACGTCAGCTGCGCACACAGTCACAAGCAACTGTTCGTACGCTACAGGCTACCATAGATGCCAGAGACAAGGAGCTCCAAGAGCTACGTGGACAGATGCTCAATGCCCTGCGGTCTGTCGACCCGGAAATCCGGATCCCTCCACCGTCAGATGACAGCAATCAAAAGGCCCTCCTCAAAAACTTTGATCTGGCACGCAAGGTCGAGGAGCTTCAGCAGAATCTCCGTGTTCAGTCAGCTGCTAGGACCAACGCAGAAAGCCAACTCGCAGATCTTCGTGCGACACGACACGAGAGCCCCGGTCGACCCAAGTTGGAAGAGATTCACCTTAACGAGGCACCCTTCAACGGTTCTCCTACGCAGCGACGAGCTGCTAAGATCAACGCCCGGCGCTTCTCAAATACCTCGACACCCAGAAAGGCTAATCAGGACATCACCGAGCAACACGATACAGCCCGCTCAGACAAGACAGTCGACACACTGGCGGTCAACAATCGCATGGACCTAAAGGCCGAGGTTGAAGAGCTTCAAAATCAGCTTCAGATTACTCAGATGCAAAATCGCCACCTCCAAAGCCAGATTGATCGAGGCACTCCTGGTCCCGATTCCTACAATGACCAGAGCCCCTCTCTGCGTCGGATGCAGAAGCTGGAAAAGGTCAACAGTAGGTTGCACGACATGCTCGATGATTCAACAAAGAAGGTGTCTGCTCTCGAAAAGAACATCCGCACAGGCGAGTTGTCGCTGCGGGATGTACAGGCTAGATCGCACGAAGAAATTTTGGATGTGTTTAACAGTCAAGAAGAGTCACGACGTGCCCTTTTGCACAGCCACAAGGACGCTGTTGCTGAACTGACAGACGTGAAATCCCACTTTGACAAAATGCGTCACGAGAGAGCGAAACTCGAGGTTGAGCTGCGGGACACAAAGTCTGACCTGCAGGAGATGGCAATGGCTCGCGAACAGGAAGCACAGAGCCGCAGCCAGCTTCTGCAAGAGTACACCGAACTGCAGATACGGCTTGACGCCGAGACTTCCAAGCTGGCTGACGTGTCGGGAAGCCTTGAGGTGTACAAGAGCCGGGCAGATGAGTACTTTGGCAAGCTTGAACAGGCAGAAATCGCCGTGCTCAAGGCCAGCCGAGCTGAACAATTCGCCAAGTCACAGGCAAAGGAATCAGAAGACACATACAGTGAGGTGATGGCAGAGCGCCAAAAGATGGATGCCACGATTGAAGACCTCCAGCGTCAGAATCAGCGCCTCGAAGAGCGTATCGAGGACATTTCTACCGATCTCGAGTCCGTCACACAAGCCAAGAAGAGGCTTCAGCACGAGCTCGAGGACTACCGCAGCCAGCGCGCCATGGACATTGAGGACAAAGAGTCGAGCATGGAGCAGACACGAAAGAAGTATCAGGCCGAGTTTACCACCCTGACCAAGGAATTAGATCTCGCTCGCGAGGAGAAGCTGTACAAGCAGGCTGAGATTGCGCGACTTCGCGAAGAGCTGGACGAACTACGTTCAAAGTGGGATGATGAAGTCCTCAACAGCTCTACTTGGTCCAAAGAGAAGTCTCGTCTCGAGGCCACGCTTGCCGATGTTGCTTCGTCTCGTGATGAAGCCGTCAATGCCCACAACGAAGCCCAGGGCAAGGTTGTATCACTCCTATCTCAAGTACGAACATTGCGATCCTCGGTGGACGAGGTTACCTCTGAGCGCGATCTCTTGCTACGCGAGAAGCGAAGTGTGGAAGCTCGGCTTgcagaggccaaggccggcctAGAGGAGCTTGTGAAGGGTGAAAGCCCATCTCTGCGCGATGCTGCGATATTGGACAAGGAAGTCCTGGACTTGAAGTCTAGCCTTGCTCATCAGGAGGATgtcgccgcggcggcggtcgaGAAAATGAGGCGCGCAGAGGCCCTCGTTTCTGATGTGCAAAAGGAGATTGCGGCCGAGCGCGAAGCCAGCACCGAgttgcagaagcagaaggctGCCCTCGAAAAGAGTTTGAGTGAAGCCCAGTTGAAACTGATTGACTTGGAGACAAAGGGCTTTTCTAGTGCCAGCCAAGACATTAAGTTTTTGCATAAACGAATTCAAGAG CTCGAATCTCAACTGGAGGACCACGAGACAGAGCGATCCAAGTCTCAGCGGTCGAACCGAAATATTGACCGCACTGTCAAGGACCTTCAGTCGCAAATCGACCGTAAGGAGAAGCAGAATACGCAGCTCTCGGAGGACGTGAACCGGATGCGCGACAAGGTGGATAAGCTTCTAAAGACGATTGACGAACTCCAAGCGTCCGAGTCGACAACGCAGCTTTCGGCTAGACGAGCGGAGCGAGAACTccgagaagaaaaggagaaggcTCTGCGTTTGGAGAAGGAACTCGAAGGGTGGAAAGGACTACGGTCAGAAAAGGCGTCTGCTGTTGGGAGCCTCCGCGGTCGTCTCGACGGACCCGATGTGCCCAACAGATCGAGTAGCATTAACAGAGCGCCTAGTCTTACGAAGGGATTTATTTGA
- the red1 gene encoding Protein red1 has protein sequence MSQHGYGYVPPDGYNLHQGFPHTSQPAYTPALNTLIAASQGQPSIPESASGPGYGHNLIPGLGLGTHAVSSTQHGSWSHEHLPSWQVESLSHQSSQENTQVLPKSQPVTSIPGLSGTPAKPLEDGGVSEDGELEDVYEPMETKQDAAGTSQTHQQRQVGYEPVDGRERSGSYSPYLSPHEISQPGDSLLDYFTGDKLIASEVASSAPIDVRDVLPPTPSQTKSMNHSDLEASKKQAKDAILRLWPLNIRFNNYVSEGVDEALLKSLFKDLGLNFTEATRMTSEPEEKESATSDGTSISKALAVETTKPVLAKPKSAVVDASESRKDRIARLLAAKGSKQGTAPAPLPADDAVAPKSAKAVATDVKPTLTQSEKSKLLQQKMEALKKAREALKQLKPTPVDDKNGFSKGDSTLEAFFKTTSHDGSNAPRNDASATVIPGLSWSPSKQATSPPQTMQQPTTTLQAVDPSQPRPAPAFDQNTESRPFLINVSEAEEEEDGDEEMELDSPSRPETPSGMPNPPHQQDAVLRDVQAIPDFSIPRQLRSPASASTPLRSASRNNGSDLESMNKQIEEMKRKIAEAEARKKAKNSRQGSPVLSPLNDSSFEDGCDTTGRPVAPPRFYGELGHEARTALGTSLEQRSRSRAASERLPLIEARRRKQRLKLKALQSEIARIEQELEEDMLEEERLKGEILSSDSDNEMDTSAPVDLSDSEQEKTLESLQESTCSNPIDESEHPAARSSEQDQAPEQPDDVPDVDDEASFPSRDLPPAGKSSAGVAAPNLSNEDIMSTTILPESNKMNTETFPANNELVPNVPQSSSLHSDSAEDVDMEDAGYSADEDVEENSEGDYEPPEANSSAVASNYGFLEQDSAMLSQTEEVVEASPVTLGATAAFPGGPALPEPGSANEDGKLTAPKTSFVPYETPLQYFRAYRFHPSFNQDVAGGLRSITYSNKIDVKKELCPDELAGQQCPRGSQCEFQHFETMQAPDDQILLQLGAADHYDEEQKQKYIAGLKQLLTDFRARKVKDFNTISQGIVEFRARFIGDGTKILPLGSISL, from the exons ATGAGCCAGCATGGGTACGGGTACGTTCCGCCTGATGGTTATAACCTCCATCAAGGATTTCCGCACACGTCTCAGCCCGCCTATACTCCTGCACTGAACACTTTGATTGCTGCCTCACAAGGTCAACCATCTATACCAGAGAGCGCATCCGGCCCTGGTTACGGGCATAATTTGATCCCTGGCTTGGGGTTAGGAACGCACGCTGTCAGTTCAACACAGCATGGCTCCTGGTCACATGAACATCTACCAAGCTGGCAGGTAGAATCGCTATCTCATCAAAGTTCTCAAGAAAATACGCAAGTCCTGCCGAAAAGCCAACCCGTGACGAGCATACCTGGACTAAGCGGGACACCAGCAAAGCCGTTAGAAGATGGCGGGGTCAGCGAGGATGGGGAGCTCGAGGATGTCTATGAACCGATGGAAACTAAACAAGATGCGGCTGGTACAAGTCAAACACACCAGCAAAGACAAGTCGGGTACGAACCAGTCGACGGCCGCGAACGGTCAGGTTCGTATTCGCCGTATTTGTCGCCCCATGAAATCTCACAACCCGGAGACAGCCTATTGGACTATTTTACAG GCGATAAACTTATCGCGAGCGAGGTGGCATCGTCAGCGCCTATCGATGTACGGGATGTTCTGCCTCCCACGCCCAGTCAAACCAAGTCCATGAATCATTCGGATTTGGAAGCGTCTAAGAAGCAGGCAAAGGATGCTATTCTTCGATTATGGCCACTAAATATAAGATTCAACAACTACGTTTCGGAAGGTGTTGACGAAGCGCTTCTCAAATCGCTCTTCAAGGACTTAGGTCTCAATTTCACCGAGGCCACCAGGATGACGTCAGAGCCAGAAGAGAAGGAGTCTGCAACTTCAGATGGGACGAGTATTTCAAAAGCGCTGGCTGTCGAAACTACGAAGCCCGTGCTTGCAAAACCCAAGTCTGCTGTCGTTGACGCCTCTGAGTCACGGAAAGATCGAATCGCCCGTCTACTCGCTGCAAAGGGCTCAAAACAAGGCACTGCACCTGCGCCATTACCGGCAGACGACGCAGTTGCTCCAAAAAGCGCCAAGGCGGTGGCTACAGACGTCAAGCCAACCCTGACACAGTCAGAAAAGTCTAAGTTGCTACAGCAGAAAATGGAGGCTCTCAAAAAGGCGCGAGAAGCCCTCAAGCAACTAAAGCCCACTCCGGTAGACGATAAGAATGGTTTCAGTAAGGGCGATTCGACACTTGAAGCATTCTTCAAGACTACGAGCCACGACGGATCTAACGCTCCGCGGAACGATGCTTCAGCGACTGTTATTCCAGGGCTGTCATGGTCACCGAGTAAGCAAGCCACCTCGCCACCTCAGACTATGCAGCAACCCACCACGACTCTCCAGGCCGTCGATCCGAGCCAGCCTCGACCAGCCCCAGCATTTGATCAGAACACGGAATCTCGACCATTTTTGATCAACGTCAGTGAAgcggaagaggaagaggacggGGATGAGGAAATGGAACTTGATTCTCCAAGTCGGCCAGAGACTCCTTCGGGTATGCCTAACCCCCCACACCAACAGGATGCTGTGCTGCGAGACGTACAAGCCATACCTGACTTCTCCATACCGCGACAATTGAGAAGCCCTGCATCGGCCTCAACGCCACTGAGGAGCGCCAGCAGGAATAATGGCAGCGACTTGGAAAGTATGAATAAGCAAATAGAAGAGATGAAGAGAAAGattgccgaggccgaggctcGTAAGAAGGCCAAGAATTCACGGCAAGGCTCTCCGGTACTCTCTCCGCTGAATGACAGTTCTTTTGAGGATGGGTGCGACACGACCGGTCGACCGGTAGCACCTCCACGGTTCTACGGCGAGCTGGGTCATGAGGCGAGGACAGCTCTGGGGACAAGTTTAGAACAGCGCTCGCGCTCTCGTGCCGCCAGCGAACGCTTGCCGTTGATTGAAGCTCGACGCAGAAAACAACGACTGAAGCTAAAAGCTCTTCAGTCCGAAATCGCGAGGATCGAACAAGAGTTAGAAGAGGATatgcttgaagaagaaaggctAAAGGGTGAAATTTTAAGCTCAGACTCGGACAACGAGATGGACACCTCTGCTCCTGTTGATCTATCTGACTCCG aacaagaaaaaacACTTGAATCTTTGCAGGAGTCGACCTGCTCAAATCCAATAGATGAAAGCGAACACCCAGCGGCCAGATCAAGCGAGCAAGATCAAGCTCCGGAACAACCTGATGATGTACCAgatgttgatgacgaagcTTCTTTCCCATCCCGTGACTTGCCTCCCGCGGGTAAATCCAGCGCTGGCGTGGCTGCACCAAACTTGAGCAATGAGGACATTATGAGCACAACAATTCTGCCTGAATCAAACAAAATGAATACCGAGACGTTCCCAGCAAACAATGAGCTGGTCCCGAACGTTCCTCAATCCTCCTCCTTGCATTCTGACAGCGCCGAGGATGTCGATATGGAAGATGCGGGCTACTCAGCGGACGAAGACGTCGAAGAGAATTCTGAGGGAGATTATGAGCCTCCAGAGGCAAATTCGTCTGCAGTGGCGAGCAACTATGGCTTCTTGGAGCAAGACAGTGCTATGCTATCCCAGACTGAGGAAGTTGTGGAAGCTAGCCCGGTGACATTAGGTGCCACCGCTGCGTTCCCGGGCGGCCCTGCCTTGCCAGAGCCAGGGTCGGCAAATGAAGACGGCAAGCTTACCGCTCCAAAGACGAGCTTCGTTCCGTACGAAACACCTCTGCAGTACTTCCGTGCTTATCGATTCCACCCCTCGTTTAATCAGGATGTGGCCGGTGGATTGCGGTCGATAACGTACAGTAACAAGATTGATGTCAAGAAGGAACTTTGCCCTGATGAGTTGGCTGGACAGCAATGTCCCAGGGGAAGCCAATGCGAGTTTCAACACTTTGAGACGATGCAAGCTCCCG ATGACCAGATCCTGCTTCAGCTAGGAGCAGCGGACCATTAcgacgaggagcagaagcagaagtaCATTGCTGGTCTGAAACAGCTCCTTACCGACTTCCGAGCCCGTAAAGTCAAAGACTTCAACACGATTAGCCAAGGTATCGTCGAATTCCGGGCCAGATTTATTGGAGATGGGACCAAGATTCTACCATTGGGTAGCATCAGCCTGTAG
- the UCHL3 gene encoding Ubiquitin carboxyl-terminal hydrolase isozyme L3, protein MSATTNPDPEQGAPAFIPLEANPELMTKLIHKLGVSQALQLHDVYSLTDPDMLAFIPRPALALLLVFPITAVYESHRMAEDNTVDEYKGAGEQEPVIWWKQTIRNACGMMGLLHAVSNGPARTLIEQGTTLDELLQKSTPLPPRERASLLEKTPAVAAAHKEAASAGDTAAPDAQDNVDLHYVCFVKGSDGALWELDGRRKGPIRRGELQENEDMLSERALGMGILRFLEREGGDLRFSAVALAGSLD, encoded by the exons ATGTCCGCCACGACAAACCCAGACCCGGAGCAAGGCGCTCCAGCCTTCATTCCCCTCGAAGCCAACCCCGAGCTCATGACCAAGCTCATCCACAAGCTGGGCGTCTCGCAAGCCCTCCAGCTCCACGACGTCTACTCCCTCACCGACCCAGACATGCTCGCATTCATCCCCCGTCCCGCACTAGCTCTCCTCCTTGTGTTCCCTATAACCGCAGTCTACGAGAGCCACCGCATGGCAGAGGATAACACCGTCGACGAGTACAAGGGCGCCGGGGAGCAGGAGCCCGTCATCTGGTGGAAGCAAACCATCCGCAATGCGTGCGGCATGATGGGTCTGCTGCACGCTGTCTCGAACGGTCCTGCCAGGACGCTAATCG AGCAGGGCACAACGCTGGACGAGCTCCTCCAGAAATCCACCCCGCTCCCTCCGCGCGAGCGCGCATCTCTCCTCGAAAAGACACCCGCCGTCGCGGCTGCCCACAAGGAAGCCGCCTCGGCGGGAGACACGGCTGCGCCGGATGCGCAGGACAACGTGGACCTGCACTACGTCTGCTTCGTCAAGGGCAGCGACGGGGCCTTGTGGGAGCTGGACGGACGTCGAAAGGGGCCGATTCGCAGGGGAGAGCTGCAGGAGAACGAGGACATGCTGAGCGAGAGGGCATTGGGTATGGGCATTTTGAGGTTCTTGGAGCGGGAGGGCGGTGATTTGAGGTTTAGCGCTGTGGCTTTGGCAGGGTCTTTGGATTGA